The Rhodobacter sp. CZR27 genome includes a window with the following:
- the wrbA gene encoding NAD(P)H:quinone oxidoreductase: protein MTVKLAVLFYSTYGTNHRMAEIAAEAGREAGAEVRLLRIAETAPESVIAGQEAWKAQVERAGQIPAATPADMEWANAYLFSAPTRFGQAPSQVRAFIDTLGGLWSQGKLADKAASAMTSAQNAHGGQEATILGLYTTFLHWGAVIVAPGYTDPAIYRTGGNPYGYSHTQGAEFDEAARASISHQAARLVAMAGRLSA from the coding sequence ATGACCGTCAAGCTTGCCGTCCTGTTCTACTCGACCTACGGCACCAATCACCGCATGGCCGAAATCGCCGCCGAGGCCGGGCGCGAGGCCGGCGCCGAGGTTCGACTGCTGAGGATCGCCGAAACCGCACCCGAGTCGGTGATCGCCGGGCAGGAGGCGTGGAAGGCGCAGGTCGAACGGGCCGGGCAGATCCCTGCTGCGACACCGGCTGACATGGAATGGGCCAACGCCTACCTGTTCTCGGCTCCCACGCGCTTCGGGCAGGCGCCCAGCCAGGTCCGCGCCTTCATCGACACGCTGGGCGGGCTCTGGTCGCAGGGCAAGCTGGCCGACAAGGCGGCGAGCGCCATGACCTCGGCGCAGAACGCGCATGGCGGGCAGGAGGCGACGATCCTCGGCCTTTACACCACCTTCCTGCATTGGGGGGCGGTGATCGTGGCCCCGGGCTACACGGACCCCGCGATCTACAGGACGGGCGGCAACCCCTACGGCTACAGCCACACGCAGGGCGCCGAATTCGACGAGGCCGCCCGGGCCTCGATCTCGCATCAGGCCGCGCGGCTGGTCGCGATGGCCGGCCGACTGTCCGCCTAG
- a CDS encoding M48 family metallopeptidase, with product MSRIGSAAILLLLAGCAAPPMEPVAGYPGAGVPVIAPAPDPGPIRNAAEAQWAFAGVVARVEPVAEGICRERTRGVPCDFQIVVDTRPGEDPNAFQTLDDQGRPVIGLTLALLADARNVDELAFVVGHETAHHILGHIPRQRETAMTGAVLAGVIAQMGGASVDTIRSVQQMGATVGARSFSKNFELEADGLGTEIAILAGYDPVHGAMFFTRLPDPGDTFLGSHPPNAQRIEVVRRAAEGFGYVSRW from the coding sequence ATGAGCCGGATCGGCAGTGCCGCCATCCTTCTTCTGCTGGCGGGCTGCGCCGCCCCACCGATGGAGCCGGTGGCGGGATATCCGGGCGCAGGCGTGCCCGTGATCGCGCCCGCGCCGGACCCCGGCCCGATCCGGAACGCGGCAGAGGCGCAATGGGCCTTTGCCGGCGTCGTCGCCCGTGTCGAGCCGGTGGCCGAGGGCATCTGCCGCGAGCGCACGCGCGGCGTGCCCTGCGATTTCCAGATCGTCGTGGACACGCGGCCCGGCGAGGATCCCAACGCCTTCCAGACGCTGGACGATCAGGGTAGGCCGGTTATCGGCCTGACGCTGGCTCTGCTGGCCGATGCGCGCAACGTGGACGAGCTGGCCTTCGTGGTCGGGCACGAGACGGCGCACCACATCCTTGGCCACATCCCCCGCCAGCGCGAGACGGCGATGACCGGCGCCGTGCTGGCCGGGGTGATCGCGCAGATGGGCGGTGCAAGCGTCGACACGATCCGCTCTGTCCAGCAGATGGGCGCAACCGTCGGGGCGCGCAGCTTCTCGAAGAACTTCGAACTCGAGGCCGATGGGCTCGGCACCGAGATCGCGATCCTGGCGGGCTATGACCCGGTGCATGGCGCGATGTTCTTCACGCGTCTGCCCGACCCGGGCGACACCTTCCTCGGCAGCCACCCGCCCAATGCTCAGCGCATCGAGGTGGTGCGGCGGGCGGCCGAAGGCTTTGGCTACGTCAGCCGCTGGTAG